The genomic DNA atcaatcttgctaaaaacacgtgcacccactagctgatccatcaaatcatcaattctcggaagtggatacatattcttgatagttaccttgttcaactgtcgataatcaatacatagcctcatactaccatctttcttctttactaacaaaaccggcgctccccagggtgaaacactcggtctaacaaacttcttctcaagcaagtcttccaactgtttcttcaactcagataactcagaagcagacatacgataaggtgtcatcgagaccggcttcgttccagggacaagatcaatagaaaactcaacttctctctctggaggcacatcaggaatctcatctggaaaaacttcaggaaattcacacaccaccggtaacctatcaatcactgcttgattctcaatagataaagtagccattaacgaaaacatcaagatatcgtcgcgttccagttgcttcagctgcttagtagataaaaactccgcaccactttcctcttcgacggaagagaaatgcactgacttgctaaaacaattaataagaacgtggttgtactctaaccagttcatacccagaatcacatccataccgctcaaaggtagacaaactaaatccatttcgaaatcacgaccaaacatagacaaaggacatttcaaacatacgagagaagtagtcaccgaacccttagctggagtttcgacaaccatctctccattcatatcagacaaatcaagacccaaagcagaaacacaatcgaaagcaataaaacaatgcgtagcaccagtatcaataatagcaactaaaggagtattattaatatagcaagtacctctgatcaaacgatcctcgttctctgtctgagtaccagtcaaagcaaagactctaccagtagtcggcgccctcttaggctgagtacactgtgaactaatgtgaccctctccgttgcaattaaagcacacaatgtccgcacgattgcaatcagctacaacatgacctttcttgccacaccggacacacttcttgatttcctcagggcagacgttgcttttgtggcctttctcaccacaattgaaacacacaatctctgcagcatccttcttcttaggccgcctaacatcgaccatcttctgtttccctttatcagcaggggcactgtacggcttaggacgactctgctgtcccttgcccttcctctcattcactatcttgtagtgagccttggtatcctcttcatagatcctgcagctgttGACCAAATCCTGGAAAACTCtaatctgttggtatccaatcgccctcttgatgtcgggcctcaaactgttctcgaacttgatgcatctcaagaactcagcattctcagcattatagtgcgggtagaactttgacagctccacgaacttggcagcatactctgtcacagacatgtttccttgtttcaactcaaggaactcgatctccttcttcccgcgaacatcttccagaagtatcttctcaggaactctctcctgaaaacagcccaagtcacaacagctccctcctgcccaagggtaggcagaagagcaacccaccagtcatcaacttcctcggctagctgatgagtatcaaaccgcaccttctgatcttcagtgcactgcataacccggaaaatcctctcaatctccttaagccacgtctgggctccatcagggtcataacgtcctttgaaagtcggagggttcttcttcatgaacgtctccaacatcctagcttcagcgttcgcaccagcatttgcgttaggttgttgtcccacagcttgggcaacagcttgtagagcagcagctaacgcagcatcgtttcttccagccatttccgagattcttcaaaagtagcaacaacaacataagatagtaatataaatattactaagactcgacacgactctctaattgaccggacggaccgacctgctctgataccaattgtaacaccccgttttcccaatatttaaaaatccttaaaacataacatttatcagagtaaacatcaaacaacgggatatcacatatatcgtaatccaacagttaaataacaatttaaccaatatcttaaacgttgcagcggaaaatcataatcataattcataaaacgttttggcacgtaggccccatcaaatagttcataatcataatccataacattataaaaacaacataatagtcacgtaatagaatgaagcatgtataaacataaaccccgtcccgttacgtatcagagcgacctagacgacacagtgaaggcaaggccaactcacgaaagcaaactgcacactaagcacgatcacctgcaagttacccatacgaagggcaacattttcaagcagaagggttgagatttcataatcaaataacattaatcaatgcaattgcgaatcataaattaacatcataatcatccttaaataacattgcataattgctaaacagttataacataatcatttatcacataatcacgtaatcaatcattatcaacaaggcatctcaatcatgacaatgcgacaatgctcttagactccttatatgcatgtggtaccaatcgtcatcataagtattaatatactttaatcgtgcggaggacaaagctcctataaaacgtgcggaggacaaagatcctattattcgtggtgaggactaagctcaatgagatgctatgcatggacacttatgaataaaaacatcgtaatcaacatatcaacatgcatccaataatttggagctaacttcatcataaacttatgcacttagttaaataacggaagcagcataaacaggtcacataaacaagatgatatcattatgtCATTAGCTTATAAATATCAGGAATATCAACCTTcgtatcttgcatgaatatacaatacactagttcatgtccatttaatatcaacataacttaaacaactctacagactgcattaaacgtcatcattatgTCTTATTACCAActaggggttcgctcttgatcaacacgtgcgacacagatcgcacaaacactcaagcaagtacattctggttgtactcgcgaggcgagagttcttactcgccacgagtaccactcatctcccaaactaatgttgttctgggttccctctgatcctacattcattcctaatcaatactaggtatgttcaggcactctatggcatccaaggtccaactaaaaatgtcgaaacacaaaatatgacatgcactctgcctaggctcgcgaggcgagaaagggttgttcgccatggcgagctgcatcacacaactcgcgaggcgaagggcattgctcgccatggcgagttgcaccaaacaactcgcgaggcgaagggaaagggctcgcgtggcgagcgatgaagttcatcactcgcgaggcgaggatcatcactcgccgtggcgagcgatgaacagaagcacgggcagactaagggttttctcgaaaatccatcaaacaacatggttcaaagcctaattttgattccataatccatcctaaacatgttctaaggttaaaagacggtttctacatcaatctaaacaggttttaccgtttgatcatcaatttttagggttttgacctaatttccaaacttttctaaatcaatcctaactttgtcatttaatcatcagaattacagcaatcaacgttattgaattattagtctcacccttaccttgtatgaagaaaatcgcagcactctcccttggttcctctagacttggctttttctcccttttctccaaaaacgtacgtacaacaaatgttttctaaaactaggtctagccTTTTTATATcccctcttaattacttatcttatctcactttctcccccaaaactatctaaaatatcaaaacagccctcaactaaatattttatattattttcaaatctttattctatttaacaataaaataaatctcatatccttatcaaatcctccaaaactcataacttatcacgtcatcaatcaaatcactaaatttaccacaaatcatcaaaacatatcaaaatcatgcatatactatataattataatataattgcctaaactcgattaaataaacgattaagcgaaagtgggcgttacactttGTATCCCTGCTTATCTCAATTTAATCATCAGGTAGAGATGACAGCTTGAAAACACAAACCTGTTCCGAGCTAGTAAACAATTGTCCTCATCTAACTTCTTTATCTCTTCGAGGGTTTAAGCTACATGATTGTAAAGTTCGTATACTTGTTAAGGTATGTTTTTAGTTTCTAGTGTTTGTTTTAAGTTCTCATTTCCAACAGTTTCTGCACTGTGTACCCATTGGAGGTTTTGATGAACTGTGGCGGTGTCTTGGTATGTTAGAAACAAGTCACACATTGGGTAGAATAGAGAAGGCTAAATTGTTTACAAGGAAAAGAAGATCTAGAATCCATTGGCTGGTTCAAATTCttggtttgaccattgaagccTAGTCCATAAAACTCCACCAACTGGCCCATGCAATAAAATTCTAACATGTTAATATTGGGAGTTTCTaccttttaaatatatttgttgaaataGACCCTCTGGTttcaaatataaacaacaaaaatcacaagTTTGGTGgtccaaaatataagcaaaattcattgAAATGTGCTCTATTTAATGATATCATTGTTCGGATGGAGAACATTTTGCagagtatatttatatttagattACACCAATAAAGTTAAAAGACTTACTAATAGgcgtaaattatttttgttacttGTATTCGAAGCTGGAGGGGGTATATTTTCCCACCAATATATTACGTTGATGTCTACATTATACTTAAGTTCGTTGAGGCGTCTGTGAGGGAAAAGCCGGCGGactcaatttgttttttttgttgtcatttTTGCACTTTTCTGATGTGAGTTTTATAATCTACTGATTTCTTTTCACCTTTTAATAGCTGGTATGCAAATTCAATTTGTCTGAATAATATTTTTGCAATGGCACACACATGTGTCCAGAAATTGCCTCAAGCCAAATTAGGAAGGAGATAGTAAATTACTTTATTTTCCCTTTCCTCATTTGAACCAAAGAGTATCAGAGGAAAGCAGTGGCAAATATATCTTCTTGATATCTACTTATGTGGTATTTAAAGCTAGAGTTTCTGTTTTAATGTTTGTGCCATTAATACTAGAAAATTACTTTGTATTCTAATAATTCTTATTTTTATCCGAGTAAAAGTAAAGCCCCATATTTTGTAGTAATTTCAAATTGCATTTGCAGGGATTTCGGAAACTGCAATATGTTGATTTTTCATCATCATATTCAATCACAGGAAGTTTCTTGAAGTTAGTTATTTCTTACAATACTTTGAAAGAGCCCTTCAGATTTTATAcgtcaaaaaatataaaactttgaTTTTTCAGGAACCTTGGAGGCTGCAATGGTGGGAATTTCCTCGAGGTCTTAATTTTAAGGGATTGCATGCATCTCAAAGAGGTGGGGGTTATAATAGATTTCTGGTGGATtccatattttatttccaaaactGTCTCTGAAATGCTGATAATTCATGGGCAGATCGAAGTTGCCAGGTTGTTGATAGCGGTTCTTGAAGGAGAATTCAAATTGCTTAAACATCTTGTGGGTACATGGAAATGTTTACATTGCTAAAAATGAGAGTAGAGTTTCTTCTCGATTctcaattttgatttaatttctcACTCGTGCCATTAAACAGGACATATCCAATAGGGAAGGCTTAGCATGTGAAGCTGACTGGTATCGCAGGTGCTACAACTCTACGTAAATGACTATCATTTATTGATGTGATTCTTTTAACTTTCTGAATGACTGTTTTCGTTTCTTTGTGTATTTAATTACATATTTGTGGTTATATGTTGCAGTATTATGCCTATAAAGCAGGTTTTGGAAGCAAGGCCTGGTATGCGTGTGGTGGCGGAATATCCATCAGAAGGAAGGTTAGATATTCTTTCGAATAGGGTCGAGGgctttttgtttcaaaaatcgTCATTCTGAAAGTTGCTAATTTTTATCTTGCTGGATTGTGTTGCAGCTACGTCTAGACATGTGATACTGACATGAATAGTGATATAAGTCTGTTATCACAATTTAGCAACCACACGTCAGATGGATCAATTTTTATGAGTACATCTGAAAGCAGCTACTACAGCGATCATGTTAGTGGCAATGAGGAAGGACAAGATGCGGTGATTTACGGGGAAAGTTCAGATGAGGAGAACAATCTGAACCTGTAACCAATTTTCAtgtacatcattaattgaaaagGGCAATAATCTATTGAAGTTGGTTGCTACTCtatctttttctatttacaTATGTTTGTGTGGAAAATGACGGATTTACAGAAATAGATATATGGTGCCCTTGGGTTGACCTATGGTAGAAAGCTTTTGTAGATGATTGTGAAAGAATAGATGCATGGTGTTCTGATCTTTTGGTGAATGTCATGGTTGACATGTGACAAATAggcatatttttttatctttcttttaagTAGTAAATCTGTTGGAAATTAGAGATATGGATGAATTTAAAAGTTAGGTCCAGAAGCTTGTTTTCCTTGTGATTCAATGTTTCTTAGTAGCCATTTCATCAGTTTTGTTCAACTCTTGCGTTTCctgatatttgttatttgttttaaaatttatccACTAGGGGAGCAGTAGGGGAAGAAGGATATATGCGGAAGAAGGATGTGTCGGTCACCAGGATCAATGTCAACTGCGGACCTTGGATCTTCTCAACTTTAATTTTGCACTTCACCGACTCTCTTGAGTTCATCATTGTGGAGTTTGTAGCAATTTTGTTATTGCTCTTGAATTCCATATTTGCAAAATGTACATGGCCGCTCCATCCCATTCCACCCCCTAAAAGAGAGGTGGATTTTCCATATAACATGGGAGTTAGAGGGTCTCTCTTATTGACACTAGCTGTCTATTTtgcataataaaatataataaaaattatttgtttacattATCAGCATAGCATTCATTCCGAACAAAATTAATGCTAACTGATTTTTTCAGGTATTATTGGTGGTAACGAAGTTTTGATCATGCGATCACATGAACTGTTCATTTATCTTTGGACAGTTTAATCTCAATTGCCTAAAGAAATGTTACTTACTATCTAGCACGGTGTTTAATCTCAATTGTCTAAAGAAATTTTACTGCTTTTTATCTAGCACGATCTATCAACATCAGTTAAATGAAACGTATTCCATGTAATTAATTGTGAACACACTTTTTTCCCTGGCAATCAACAAATGAGCTAATTACATCCACGGTTCACCTTCTACACGTTGGAGAAGAAAGCTAGTCATGCGAATAATCTCTGACACATTATCAAATGCACAAAACTTGGTTTCCAGTCAAGTAATAGCTGGTGAAATCTTTCCCTAGTGTGGCTGTCATGACTATGACAGATTTTAATACTTTACtaatgtgtgtttgtttccaCGTTTAAAACCAATTAACACATGATGTTAATATTAAGACATTGTCTGTGTCATTCTGTGTTCATCTCAAGTTTACTTTGTATCTTGTATAACTTTCACGCACATAGAAATCGTAGAACATCCACTGTATTCGACATCAAAATTTCAATGTCAAAACACCATTTTTCATGGAATACATCAATGTAAGTGTTTAAAACCACACATAGAAATCATAGAACATCCACCGTATTCgacatcaaaattttaatgtcaaaaaaccattttttcataaaatccaTCAATGTATAAGCAGTAAAATGATGACATCGTTAATTGTTTagcaaacatttaaaaaattctatcattatatatttcaaaacgTTGAAGGAAAATCAATATCTACATATTACAATTCTAACGTGTCTTCACATATTAATTTGGAGTAATGctaacaacactctcttttaaacattctctctaatactcact from Medicago truncatula cultivar Jemalong A17 chromosome 8, MtrunA17r5.0-ANR, whole genome shotgun sequence includes the following:
- the LOC25493504 gene encoding LOW QUALITY PROTEIN: F-box protein At4g02760 (The sequence of the model RefSeq protein was modified relative to this genomic sequence to represent the inferred CDS: substituted 2 bases at 2 genomic stop codons), giving the protein MHFAVLECYIVPVTACPLGFCQPSVFTVRKAIVEAPNYSWNDKRSRQGRESSILTRXCLSPLSGDGGAPGALLRKLHLYNIERMDNTSLCCALSACPSLLALEIVGIHVELRQTLMSVSANCHLIERLFFESSRTGRDDSLKTQTCSELVNNCPHLTSLSLRGFKLHDCKVRILVKGFRKLQYVDFSSSYSITGSFLKNLGGCNGGNFLEVLILRDCMHLKEIEVARLLIAVLEGEFKLLKHLDISNREGLACEADWYRRCYNSTIMPIKQVLEARPGMRVVAEYPSEGSYVXTCDTDMNSDISLLSQFSNHTSDGSIFMSTSESSYYSDHVSGNEEGQDAVIYGESSDEENNLNL